In Besnoitia besnoiti strain Bb-Ger1 chromosome I, whole genome shotgun sequence, the genomic window GCGGCCACAGCGGCCGAAGGCGGTGCAGGACGGTCTACATTACATTGATGGCAGAGTGTCTTTCAGAAGTATACCGAGTCTCGCACCTCGGCTGGCGAGTCCCACAACTACGCAGATCGCAGCGTCGTCGGAAAAACAAACTCGATCTTCTCTCAAATCAACAAAAAACGATTTTGGTCAACGGAAAAACACTACCGTGCCAGCACACGAAGCAGTTGAACAGCGACACTCGCTAGTCTGTCGTCAACGCACCGGCAACGGCATGACGTGCGCGTCAGCACCCCACTCGACAGCAGCAGGTCGAAAATGAACAGTGAAACCAAATTTGAatctcccgcggcgctcctgcAACTCCTGCCTCTCCCCACCTCCTCAACCCttgtccccccccccccccccccccccccccccccacagGGCTCGCTACGGAGGCACGCGCTTCTGTTCGGACGAGGTGACACTCCACTGACCCCGCTGCCTTTTGATCGGCGTGGAGGAACAGACTGCCTGGACGTGGCCATTgctgcgcgaggcacgcccgccaatccgcgaggcgccgaggccgctctctgcagcttcgGCCTGGTTCCTGCCGTGGAGCGAacggctcgccgctgctgacgccgccgccgtgtTCGATGCACGCCCCGCTTGTCCCCTtgtgcgtctcgctcgcttgACATGCACTCGCCTTGCTGTCCCTGTGCGCGGCCTAGGGAACGAAGGTGAAGCTCTGCTCCTTCAGGTCTGGGTCACACTTCCGCAGGACGAGGTCGTATGGACTCTTGGGCGTCTGAATTTTCAcggcctgcatgcagaggtTATCAGGGTGAAGGTGGGTGCTGGTCGCATCCATCAGCTGcatctgcttcgtctgctcGTTGTAGAGCCAGTACCGGCTGAGgccggcctccgcaggctcctctgcgcaggGTCGCTCAGGCAGACGTCCCGTCGCCGGGTTCCCGTACACGCACTCCTCGAATGTGTGCTCCGCGACCATGAGAAGGTGACTCTCTTTGGAGTACAGAAAGGCCTAAactcgcgagagagagcggcacgCACAGCCCACGCAGTCAGCGCCCAGCCCACGCAGTCAGCGCCCAGCCACGTtcgggcgccgcctggcAGTAGGTGCGGACTCCAGGCGGAtcgggcgccagcggctcTCTACGATACTGCGCAGTCGACCCCAAGCGCAGCCCAGTGCGCGAACATGTCTACTCGAGCATGCGTACAacgtcgccgcagacggctCTACTACCCCTTGAGCACAGAGACGAATGGAAGCCCCTGGAAACGAGGCGAGAGTCACACGGCCTACTCACCTGCGTGCCATGCTCAAAGTGGCAAGGATAGACTCCGATATCCTCGTGAATCGCGGTGAGAGTGTCGACGCAGCAGTTGAATCGGCCGTTCTGGAGCGCGCCCGTGAGCGACGCCTTCAAGTTCGGTGGCTTGAGCTCCGGATAGACGTTCTTCAGGTACCAGTCGAAGTCCTTGCACTGGAGGCGttcgcgcagcgcccgcagctcAGTCAAGTCGCCGATAGGCTGGTCAGGCGGGAGCCGCGGCACCACCAACTCTACGATCTTCACGTAGTCCCCCATCCAGACGTGCGCAGTGCGCAGCTTGTTGCGATGAATGACTTCGCCGCGAACTGCGTACACTTGGCCTGAAGCGGCACAGTGCACCAGAACTCCGCGAATGAAGCGCGACAGGGCacggaagaaggaaagaaagagacgTGGAAATGAGACACACGACCGCGGGCCGACTCGAGGACATAAGATTCCCCGAACGCTTCAACGAAAGTATCCGGAGGATGGAAACGAGGCAAAGAAGGAAACGGCAACGGTGAAGGCAAAAATATGAAAAGCTACACGAGAGGGCGCCGAACACACGACGAGAAGTCGGGTGACGCACGTAAGCGCAGAAGAACTTGTAGAGCGAGCCAGAGGAGGAAAACAACAGCAGCACATATCTAGGAAACTGAAGCAAGCGAAACCTGCAGAAACGAAGCCGAAAGCAAGCACAAACGCCGGACGCTGATGCAGGAAGCCTTGCTTTACGGGGAGAAGTCGGGGAAACAAAGGCACGACGAACCTTTCCAGAACTTGGAGCTTCGAAAAACATGGCCAACTTTGCTGCACGGAACCAAGTGGAGGGAGCCTCCGCACATCCAAGCCTTGAAGGAGAGCTCGAACTCTTCTCCTCCGTAGATCTGCATTTCTTTGTCGTAGCCTTCCAACGTTTTCCacctgcagagacaccaccaggagaaagaaaacaaCGCGCCGTCTGGCAACACGCATCTCCAGTTCACACAGATCGCTTCCGCGCGAGACACATCCCCCACCTCTCCGTCATCAAGACCCAGAAACGTGAGACGACGTTAAGACCCAAGCCAAAGAGAGACACAAAGCGagatgcagccgcgcctccctgaCTGAAAAACACAACCGTGCCATCCATTCGCAGGGACCTcaaagctgctgcaggcgggctcttctctctttcttgaTCTCTCTTTGCCTCTTCGCTTGATTCGCAGTCATGGAACTCTCGCTGTTGCGCCTTTTATGATTCCTCCCGGCAGCTTCTGCGCGGGGGATGGCGGCATTCGAGCAGTCCACGCTtggcgcttcttccgcacTGTGCGCGGTCACAAGCCTGTCTTACCACTCCTTTGCAATAGTGAAGAGGCCCCCAGCCATGATCGGCGACATCACGGGAGCGTCTCGattcttcgcttcttcgtcccCGTTTTGCGCGACGCGCTTTCGGATTTTCTCGTCGATGTGGTGATGCCCCATTCCCCACGTAAACGCCAACGTCCTCAAGCCGCCCTCCTGCAAACACAAAGAGCGGCAGATGCAAATCGAAACCGCGACCCGCTCTCGAGACAACACGCCTCTCGAATcccttccgccttcgccgggcACAAGCCGCTCGAGACGGGGGGCtgaggggaggagggggggggcgaggggggggtgggcgagggaggggtgggcgagggggggggcggttCCAGCCCGAGgcctcgacgacggcaggCACTCGCAAAGAAACGCACGCAATGCCACCTACTTGAATACATGTATAGCTGCGTGCCGCGGACACCCTCGGGCTTCCACAGGAGACCTTCACGGCGTATCAGACCCGCTTTCGCACACGAAAACGTCGCCTTTGCGTGGTCTACCGTGCCCACGCCCTTCACAGACTCAGCCACTCGTACAGATACACAAGCAAAGCttcgtatgtatgtatacatatgtgtacatgtatatatgtataaatgtATGTATTGATGTATTGATGTATTGatgtatttatgtatatatgcacgtatgcatgtgtgtccgtaagtatgtatgtatgtatgtatgtatgtatgtatgtatgtatgtatgtatgtatgcacgtatgcatgtgtgtccgtaagtatgtatgtatgtatgtatgtatgtctgtatgtatgtatgtatgtatgtatgcacgtatgcatgtgtgtccgtaagtatgtatgtatgtatctatgcaTTTTATGTACATGCATGTGTACGTGAGTGTATGCATTTGCATACCTCCACGCGGAAGGTGTCGGCGTCGATGGTGGAGATGAGAGGCATGGCGACTCTGCGCCAGTCTTGTTTGACGTGGAAAAGAAGCGGCTGAAGCCAGTAGGCTGAGCACTCGATGTGGCTGTCTAAGAAAGTGATTGTCTCGCCagtcgcgaccgcggcgcctgcagcgcgggcgccctgagaagcgaaaggcaagcgaagcgcggaggccgaTGCAAGGAGTGAAGGCGAAAAGAAAAGGGAGAcaaacgcgcatgcaggcaggAAGAAACGGCGGACACGGTCGGTGGCAGTTTGCAACCAAAAGGAGAGCAAAGGGCACTCACTATACCGAGAGACAGTGCAAGCGCAAGTACACATCTTGCGCACACAGCAATGAGGATggacgctgcctcgcctttTCACCCGAGGGGCGTGACGGAAAAGAGACCGCAAGGAAGTGAAGGACGCAAACAGCTGTTTCCCTTGTGGCGTGTGGAGTCGCGTCAATCTGCCAGTCTCTTACGGGGGCATACCATGAGTCCACGTCGCTGAAGCAGTCGAAGGAGGCGCGTTTTGGGCAGAGTTCCAGCGACATAGTCTTCGAGTTGCTCGCCTAGCCTGCATGAGAGAGCGCACCAGACCAGAAACGCGACATTCCTGCGGACCCGCGTCGGCCTGCGGGATGACTCGCCACGGGAATCCATCACAAGAGTCGACACACGTGCTGCCGGGAGGCTGAAGAGGCGCTCTGCCGTCGGGCGGCGATGAGGGGGCGAAGCCCGGTTGCCGCGGACAGGAGCCCGGACGGCTGTCTCACCAGGGATGCGTTTCTTTATTCGAGAAATCGTCAACCACGATGATCTCCTTcagcagagacggcggcgtgcgATTCAAAACGGAGTGAATGGATCGCAGGAGCACACTCAAGTTTTCGTTATAGAGGACGATCACGACGCTGGTAGTcggaaggccgcggccgtcgctcgcATTCGAAGCGGTGAGGGAAGCCACTTCCATGCCTGGAAACGACACACGGAAAGAGAGGCCTTCCTCATGAGAAAAGGAAGCAAGAGcccggccgcgccgcgtgcacAGTCTCTCGACAGACGGACAACAAAGGCGCACGCAGGATCGCAGAAAAAGGGGCGAAGACCCGACGTGCGACGAACGAAAGGAACGGAACTGAGAATTCGCACATGAAAAACGAAAAGCAGaagacacgcacacgcaggggCTAGTGAGGAGGAACCACCAGAAACCGGCGACGGAGAGTGCATGAAAAAGTAGAACGCTGGGGACCTCTGCGTCGGTAGTGCCCGTATGACCCGTCAACTAACAAACCTGTACCTGCGTTCTCCACAGAAACGGCGGAGTCTTGATGCTGAGCATTCGAGTCGGTCCTCACGTCGACTTGCGGCGGAGTGAGGCGATCAAACagcggccgctgctcgcggcaGTACGCCGACGCATAGTCAGGCACTGCGCGGTCAAGCGAGAGGGAGTCGGTTACCTTTGTGTTGAAACAGTAtcctgcagagagacacaaagacgcgaagcagagcgaaGGAGGACACGGGGTTGACGAGACGTCGAAACGCATATCGCCTCTGTGCGCAACGCCTGTCGCGGTCAGAGGCAGGCATTCCACTCTCACACAGTCGAAAAACAGCCTGGCTCGCGACAGCGGACAAGCAAAACGGGCGAACGCATAACGAACGATGGGGATGCAGACGGAgcagcggggggggaggggtggCGGAAGACCGAAGGCaggagaaaaacagaagaaTGAAGTTCGTCACCGGAAGAGAAGTGAGCGCGAGGCAGTGCTGACGCTTCACCGTGATGCTGCAGGGGAAAATCGatcagagagggagacgcttAAACTTCTGAAGACGTGCCTGCTCCGTCCTGCGTGACGGTCTGTCAGCACCTGATGATGCATCATCATCGGTCTCGCACAGGCTGGAGCCGACGCAGAgtgccgcgcgcgtgcgcgagaaGTGTCGGCCGCCTCAGAAGGCTCCGTACCTTTGtgtgcctcgcgcttctgctcAGGCGACTGTTTGAAGAAGATCGGCGTGGGAGTCCACGCCGGCGTGCCGTCGTCGAGGATGCCGACAAGGCCGTGGAGGCGGTCCGAGTCCGCGCCTGGATTGACctgaaggcagcggaggcgtccgcagacacacagagagTGCACTGGACCCCTCCCAAACCGTCAACCCTGAACCTAAGTTGCGGCCGCCGAGAGTCGCAGCCCTCTGCACGCTGTGCGGGCGAGACGAGCACGAAACGCAAGTCGCGGGCTCCGCCAGTAGCTGGCTCGGCTGTTTCGGGCTTCGAGGCCCACTTGCGTGAGTTCCGTCGGCATTCTGTGCGCAGGGCTGCCTCACCTCCTCGATCAGCTCGGGCTCGATGATGACGGCTGGCGCGTCTCCGTAGCGCCCGCCCTCGTGGCCGAGATGCGTACGCCGCCGCTCCCTTCGTGGGCGCGGCTTCCagttctgcagcagcgcggcgactgcggcgcttcCGTCAGCTCCCCCggggccgcgggcgtctcctggagcttctgcggcggcctgcggcgcgcggttgCTCGACTCTGGCGCTCCgatccgcgcgcgcagcgggctgggcgaggcgcgcgagagagagcggacgcCAGAGAGCGAAAAGAGCGAGctcggagagaggagaataAGCAGCATGAACAGAGTGAGGGAAAATGCCGTCAAGAGCGTCCCACAGACGCACCGCGATACCGGCCACGACGCGGCAGATACAGCCACagacgaggccggcgcgtcttcggGCGGCGGCGTAGACGTCGACcccgagcgagagcgagcccgcgggtgacgcgccgagagactgtctccgtcgcgcccgTACTTGCCGACGGCATCGGCTGGAGACTCCTCCATTTTGAGAtccacgcagagacactGCAGAGATGGTACGACTAGCGGGTagggaaggggggggcggggggggagggggggggaagtGTCTGTTGACGGAAAGCTTGTGACTTTCGGGCACGCGGAGGTGGGGACCGGCTGAAGCCTTTAGGCAGATCCTGACGGACGGAAGGCGCGGGATTCGGGGAAAAATGAAGAAAGAGCCTGCGGAAGTGATGCGTTTAGGCAACTCAACTACAAAatggcgcgtcgccgacgtgGAGTTGGGGCGCCAAGAGGAGACTGCAGGAAGTCGGAAAAACGCGAGCGGCAGGTCGAAGCCGCTTGGGTCATCGAGAAACGCTTCGTGAAGCGCTCGATCTCCCTCTCGACATCTTCAAAAGAGGTTTGCGGTGGAATCCAGCTTCAAACGACCCAATGAGGCTCAGCAAAACATGGCTCGCCTTGAAGGGGAGGAAGGACACGAGTGCCGCCTGAACTAGGATTTTCCAAAAAAGCACTTTCTCTaacgcagcgcctccacacATAGAATAAAAAGCGCGGCAGGCTGCGGTGTGAGAATGTGCCTCGTTGCCCTTCagtctctttcttccgcaCGGACTTCCTTGTGACGCAAACAGGTTCTGCCTGTTTGGAGGAAACCCCcggctctctctcgtctgcttTCGGGCGTTCCTGATCTCATCCGAGGGTGTTGGAGAGCTCTGCCTCGACAGAAAGGACCAGAAACTCCCTCAATTAATGGAGAGGGGAGCGGAAAACGCCGAAGCGTCCGCAGCGGGTGcctgagaggccgcgcgagtcgGCTGAGCAGAACTGGAGGGAGATGAAACCTGCATTCGATGTGCCGTGGAGCAACTGTGCATTCCCCCCTTAACCTGATTTCCCATCCCTGCCCAGTTTGGCGCAGAAAGGACAAAAACACGCAGCGGTTTGCCAACTGCCAGCGGGGGGTGGCTGCGAGCGGATAGTGCAAACACGGAGCGCGGCGTGATCTGGCGAAGACCGAACCCGTGTTCAGTCTTTCACGGACAACGGAAATGGACAGAAGGCGTGGACGTCGCAGATACTGCGGTTTCGCGAACGAGTGCTAGGAAAGCTGACGCCATGGAATGGTGCGTGAGTGAGCAAAACGCTGAGCGCCgctggacgcggcgacggaggagcgGCAGTTTTTGGGCACAGCGTGGCGACGTGATCCTTTCTTGTTCCTTCCGCAAATCGAAAAAGCTCGTTCATCGAGACTTGCGCGTCGAGAATACAGAGGTGCGGATGAACCTGGTGAAGCATGTGCAAGGCGACCTCTGGCACGCGAATTTTCAGCAACTGTAGTACGCTGGAACCTACGCAAGCACGTGACGTGTGACGATTCATCCTTCTGGGAACATCAGTCAACAGCGAAATGTAGACTCTCCGCGTTAGACGCTGTGCGACTTTTTCGCAAAGAAGAACGGAAACCTCTAAAAAGGGAAGGTCGACAGTATCGGCTTTGACGCAGAGTCGTCGGTGTCTTCAGCAGAATCATGTCGTTCTCCTCCTGCAACTGTCTCGGTGGTGTCTTCCAGAAATTCGACGCCATGCGGACGGCGTAGATCGCGCTGTCTCCTAAGACGTGTCCACCGCTGCCGAAATCGGTATCCGGCCGCATTCTGCGGACGAGCCATCGCTCCAAAACAAAGAAAAAAGCGCGCTTGACTGGCTTTTCTTTCTGCAACGGATTCTGCGCGGCTCGTCCCCACCAGACGCTTCGGCTCCCAGCGTCTCTGGGCGTCGGCAGGCGCGTCAGACCCGTCTCCGTTGCAGAATCGAGGCGGCCTGCAAACTAGCAGACGGCGTTTCTCCCACCGCGGGGACGAATCAGATTTGCTCCGTGTGCTCACGATTGCTCGCGAGCTCAGTCACTTCCATTTGTTTCAGCGCCTCCCTGCGAAACGCGTCGAGCCCTTTCAATTCAATTTTGCGAAGCGTAAAACAGCTCTAGACCGCGACTCCCGTCGAGGTCAACGTGTTTGACGAAGCACCCCGCCTCAATATCATTCCCTTCCCCAAACGAAAGGAggggcgtcgcctccacccGTCCGGTGAATAGGTATGTTCCACGAGTGCGCTTTACGAGCCTTTGCGTGTTTGTGGGCGCAAGTCCATCTTTGATATTTTCCTGCGCGGACGACTTGTGCAGGATGTTAAGGAAAAGGCACGGTGCAAACGATCTATCGGGGAAGCAGTGTTGGAGCTCCTTGTCAACAACTCCAGAAAACCCAGTTTATGGGCATGCGTGCTCATTTCTCTAGCGACAGGCTGGACAGGAATCTGCGTCGAGCTTGAACGCGTTGCGCGTCTAGGCAGCGCGGCTCCCAGGACTCGGTTTGATATgcggccccccccccccccccccccccccccccccgccgcccacgTAGCGCACACCATTGTCTCTGAATAGTGGGCTGCACTATCTGCAAATGCGTGGTAGGATGGGGAGGACGTAACTAAGTTCCGGTTGCTGCCGTGTGGGCGTCGAGGACTCTGAAGCAGGACAACTGCTGCCTGTGCGGTGTGTCTATCCTTTTTTTCCTGTGCAGATATGCTGCCACTGCTGGCGGGAGTCTCGCCCGGCTTTGCTTTGTGGCCTCGAAGCTACGCGCTTGCTCGTCCGCGATCGTTTTCGTGTCCAcgagccgcgccttcgccacgTCCTCTCTGTTCAGATCCACCGACTCTGCGTGCGGATCTCGTAGCTGCCTCGTCCCCCAGCTCGCCACGGCTCCTCCAGTTTCAGCGAGCTGCCTTCAACAGGCCATCTAGACTCTACGGAGGCGTCTGCCCCCGAGTCTCGGGGCTGTCGTTTGGGCTGACGCGCGCGAAAACACGCGGTGCGTCCTTGAGTTCCCTTCTGGTGCTTGGGATCCAGTCGAGAACGATGGCGGGAGGCCCCCTGCAGGCAGACccggggcgcgccgcggagggctccgccgaggagagcgccACGGCGTACATCTGTTTGGGGTCGAACCTTCGTGGAGAGGCCCGGCTGGCCATAATCGAACAGGCGATTCGGGAGCTACGAGAATGTCTGGGTCCGATTCTGAGCACGTCGTGTCTGTACGAGACTGTGCCCGCCTTCGATGTCTGCCCGCCGGGCGTCCCGCACGACGTCTTCCACCCGTTCTACCTCAACGCCGTAGTCAAGCTCCAGTCCAGGGTCACAGACCCGTGGGACGTCCTCGAGGTTCTCAAGGATCTGGAGGCGCGCACcgggcggccgctgccgacTGATGAAGAACAGGAAAAGCAGTTGGAGAAGTTCCTCAAGACTGGCGCAGCCTTCAAAGACGACTGCGCGGCCGACGAGGAGTCCAGCGCCGACGggaacgcggcggagaagcctGAGAAAGCCAAGTACGTCCGCGGTGCGCCCCGCCTCATCGACATGGATCTGCTTTTCCTTGACAAAAACGGTGCGTCGTGCGTGGTGGACGAGGCGTCCTCCTGGCCCCCAGACAAGAAGTGGCAGACCATTTTGCCGCATCCGCGTTTGTCCACGAGGAACTTTGTCTTGTTTCCCCTCTGCGACATCGACCCTGACAAAATACACCCCGTTGAAGGCGTGTCGCTGAAAgagcttcttctccgcaacctcgagctgcgcagaaTTCGCCTTCAAGAGGCAGCGGCCAAAAACACTGCGACCCGCAGCTGCGAACACGCGGGGAGCCACGCTGCATGCTCTGAGTCAGCGCCCGAGCTGCCCTACACCCTCGACGGGTCGCTGACCATACCCAGGCGTTGCTTCGCGGCGACTACCGAGAATCTGTGGACTCTCGGGGGCCTCGCAGGGGTTGCGGATACTCTTCGCTACATAGCTGAC contains:
- a CDS encoding GalNac (encoded by transcript BESB_002910), whose protein sequence is MEESPADAVGKYGRDGDSLSARHPRARSRSGSTSTPPPEDAPASSVAVSAASWPVSRCVCGTLLTAFSLTLFMLLILLSPSSLFSLSGVRSLSRASPSPLRARIGAPESSNRAPQAAAEAPGDARGPGGADGSAAVAALLQNWKPRPRRERRRTHLGHEGGRYGDAPAVIIEPELIEEVNPGADSDRLHGLVGILDDGTPAWTPTPIFFKQSPEQKREAHKGYCFNTKVTDSLSLDRAVPDYASAYCREQRPLFDRLTPPQVDVRTDSNAQHQDSAVSVENAGMEVASLTASNASDGRGLPTTSVVIVLYNENLSVLLRSIHSVLNRTPPSLLKEIIVVDDFSNKETHPWLGEQLEDYVAGTLPKTRLLRLLQRRGLMGARAAGAAVATGETITFLDSHIECSAYWLQPLLFHVKQDWRRVAMPLISTIDADTFRVEEGGLRTLAFTWGMGHHHIDEKIRKRVAQNGDEEAKNRDAPVMSPIMAGGLFTIAKEWWKTLEGYDKEMQIYGGEEFELSFKAWMCGGSLHLVPCSKVGHVFRSSKFWKGQVYAVRGEVIHRNKLRTAHVWMGDYVKIVELVVPRLPPDQPIGDLTELRALRERLQCKDFDWYLKNVYPELKPPNLKASLTGALQNGRFNCCVDTLTAIHEDIGVYPCHFEHGTQAFLYSKESHLLMVAEHTFEECVYGNPATGRLPERPCAEEPAEAGLSRYWLYNEQTKQMQLMDATSTHLHPDNLCMQAVKIQTPKSPYDLVLRKCDPDLKEQSFTFVP